GGACTTTCGCAAATTCTGGCACATTCGAAGCGGCATGCTTGATCGCCGGCCACTACGAATCCGGCATGCACCGTGAGGTCGCAGTAGGTGAGCAGATGGCTCAGGCTGACGTGGAATACACGAGCGGCACCATCAAGAAAATCGACGCCAAGGCCGGCAAGGTTACAATCATCCACGGGCCGTTGGTCACGCTCGACATGCCCGCCATGACCATGGTGTTTCGCGCGGACGAGACGATGATCGCGAACATGTCGGAAGGTCAGGACATCGAATTCGTCGCTGACCGGGTCAAGGGCAAACTCACTGTCACACAGATCAAGTGATGAAAATCCATGGGGCCAGGGCAAACGCCTTGGCCCCATCGCTTTGAGGCTTGGCCCGAGCAAGCAAGAAGATCCCAAAAAATCAAGCGCTACGGAGGTAGCCGAGCATGACGAATTTCCTGAGAACCTGCACCATCGCCCTTGCGCTCGTCCTTCCGGCTTTTTCAGTGGGCGCTTCCAGTGGCAAGGGCCAGCAGCCTCACGCCCGAGCCTTCGAAGTGCCTGGCCATGATCCGATCGGGAAACCCGGTGATGGCTCCTCAATCGACACGACGATTGAATTGTCCATCAGGGAGACAGAAAGCGGCTACATGCTTTTCGAGCCGGACGCACTCCACATCGAGAGCGGTTCAGTTATCCGCTTTTTGATCAGCAATCTGGGCGGACTGGATCACGAGTTTTTTCTCGGCTCCTTTAACGAGGTTGCAGAACACCAGCAGTGGATGCGCGAACATCCCGATATGCAACATGACAACGCCAATTCAGTTTCTATCCCTAGTGGACAAAATGCCGAGTTGATCTGGGAGTTCTCCGATATGACCAACCTGGAGTTCGTATGCTTGATCCCCGGCCACCGGGAAGCGGGCATGTGGGGCGTCATCATCGTGCACGATCACCTTGCGCCGAAATCCAAGGGCTAGACTTTTCCATGTCACTCTTGGATAGATATCACGTGTTTGTACATAACGTATCTGCCGCGTTCGGATACGACTACAACGATGCCACGCCAGACTGGGTTCACCCGTTCATTCATCTCATACTGGTCTTGGCGCCTGCGCTGCTGATCAGTGTTGGCTTATATCTTGCAATTCGCGGCGTTCTGAAGCTTTGGAAGGACCGCAGCATGCCTGCGTTCCACGCAGAGCCCATACGAGGGCTCGAAGGAAGTCTTTTCAGCACCGTCTTGCGCTATTCAAGAAGGCAGCAAGCGTTGATGATCATGGTTAGCCTCATCGCGATGCCTATTCTCTATCTGACGCTCGAATTGCCAAAGCAGATCGTAAACAACGCTTTGGACTCTGATCGCTTCCCCATTGCCGTTTTGGGACGCGACCTCGACCAGGTCGTTTTTCTCATGCTGCTTTGTGGTCTCTATCTTCTGGCGATCATCCTGAACGGGCTAAACAAATATGGTCTTAACGTCTTCAAAGGGTATGTCGCGGAGCGGTTTCTGCGGCGCTTCCGCCTGCTGGTCTATCGGCAATGGCGCAGCGATGCAGACTCCCGAAACCAGAGCGAAATCATCCCTATTCTCGCACAGGAAGTTGAGCCCATAGGTGGCTTTGCTGCAGATGTCCTTGCGCTACCAATCCTGCAAGGCGGTACGCTTCTGACGATCCTGTCTTTCATGTTCGTTCAGGACCCTGTGTTGGGTGCCGCCGCACTGACGGTGCTGCCAATTCAGCTCGTGCTGCTGCCCAAGCTACAACGCCGGGTCAACGCCCTTTCACGCACAAGGATCAGGGAAGTCCGACAACTTGGCAGGCAGCTCAGCGATCAGTTGCGCGAACGACAGGTCAATCCGGCCGGGCTGCTGCCAGTGAGTACAAGTTTTAGAGAGCTTGAGCGCGTGCGCAGGAAGATTTTCCGTCTTAAGTTCTTCATCAAGGCCCTCAACAATTTTCTGACCGCGCTGACGCCATTCCTGTTCTACTCTTTGGGTGGATATTTTGTCATTGAAGGTCGCATTACACTCGGCGCGCTGGTGGCCGTCCTGGCAGCACACAAGGACTTCTCGGCACCGCTGAAAGAGCTCTTCAATTACTATCAGACGCTGGAAGACACGCGGATCCGGTATCAGGAAATCATGGCTTTTTTAAGCAAATCGATTCAGCCATTGGGGCATGCTCAGCCAGACAACACTGTGCCACAAGAGGCTGGCCAATTCGAGCGATCCAAGCAGAGATACCCAGCTTTGTCTTTGGTAGGGCAGGGGGCCATAGCAACATCATGAAGGAGTTTGATGGGATGAAATGGGCAGCAATATTCTTTGCTTTGATCGCCGTTGCTTCTGCAGGCTGGTACATCATGCAGCCGGATTACTCTCAAACAGGTACGCAGACGGATGAGGGCGTCGCGCTTCCCGCAGGCGCGCTTGTAACTGTCACGCTACCAGCAAGTTTTACAGAGCAAGAGCAAATCGGCGCAGGCGCTTATGATGCAGTCTGTGCCGTGTGCCACGGCCTGAACGGGCAAGGCCGGGATGGCGTTGCTCCACCGCTTGTTCACAAGATCTATGAGCCGAGCCATCACAGCGACATGGCGTTTGTCCTCGCGGCGCAAAATGGAGTGCGGGCGCATCATTGGAAATTTGGAAACATGCCAGCGGTTGAAGGCGTGACGCGATCAGAGATCCTTGCTATCGTGACGTACATTCGAGCATTGCAGCGTGCCAATGGGATCAATTGAGCCGTTTCGACGGACAGAAGGGTGGGATTTGGTTCGCGGTCAACGACCATTCGGCTCGCCGCGACATGGCCACAACTGTTGGGGAAAATTCTCTAGATGAGTAAGTGTCTCGCTGCATCGATCCTGATCCTTGCTGCATTTTTCAGTTCTTTCACCGCAACTCATGCCGGGGAAACCGGCCTCTTCAGATTGACCGACCGTGCAGCACCGGTCGGCATCGGTGCCCGTGAACCATCACTTGCAACCTTGCCGGATGGCCGGATCATATTGAGCTGGACAGAAGAAAAAGGAGCCGAAGCGAAAGTTCGCATGGCCATCCTCGATGGCAGTGAGTGGTCTGACGCTCGTACAATTCATAAATCCTCAAAGATTTACATCAACTGGGCCGATTTCCCGTCGGTGATGGCACTTTCCAATGGTACGCTGGCAGTACAATGGCTCGAACTCAATGGTACGAGCGATTACCAATACGACGTGAATATTGCTTTTTCCCTCGATGAGGGCAAAAGTTGGTCGGTCCCCCTTATCCCCCATGATGACAGATCTCAACGCCAGCATGGGTTCGTTTCGTTGGTTCCCCATCAGTTTGGCGGATTGACGGCGCTGTGGCTGGATGGCCGGAAGTATGAAAGTCAGACAGAAGGCGACAGTTTCGAGAATGCAATGCAGTTGCGTTCGCGGCAGATCAACTCTGACGGAACGATGAAGCCAGAAAGCCTGTTGGACGCGCGCGCTTGTACTTGTTGTCAGACGTCCGCGGCACGGACCGGCTCGGGCGACATGGTTGCGGTTTATCGTCACCGAACCGCCGATGAAATCCGCGACATTTCGATTGTTCGATCTACCGGAGGTGTCGCGTAGCCCTTAATTGGGCTCTGCCTCAATCTGTGTGGCGGAACGGTAGCATTCTCGCCCGCAACAATTCTGGACCGGCCCGACCGTACATGGCGCGTTTGAGCGTCTTCAGGCGATTGATCTGACCTTCCGCCTGGCCGTTGCTCCATGGCATCTCGATGGCGTTTTT
Above is a window of Roseovarius mucosus DNA encoding:
- a CDS encoding cupredoxin domain-containing protein codes for the protein MTNFLRTCTIALALVLPAFSVGASSGKGQQPHARAFEVPGHDPIGKPGDGSSIDTTIELSIRETESGYMLFEPDALHIESGSVIRFLISNLGGLDHEFFLGSFNEVAEHQQWMREHPDMQHDNANSVSIPSGQNAELIWEFSDMTNLEFVCLIPGHREAGMWGVIIVHDHLAPKSKG
- a CDS encoding ABC transporter transmembrane domain-containing protein produces the protein MSLLDRYHVFVHNVSAAFGYDYNDATPDWVHPFIHLILVLAPALLISVGLYLAIRGVLKLWKDRSMPAFHAEPIRGLEGSLFSTVLRYSRRQQALMIMVSLIAMPILYLTLELPKQIVNNALDSDRFPIAVLGRDLDQVVFLMLLCGLYLLAIILNGLNKYGLNVFKGYVAERFLRRFRLLVYRQWRSDADSRNQSEIIPILAQEVEPIGGFAADVLALPILQGGTLLTILSFMFVQDPVLGAAALTVLPIQLVLLPKLQRRVNALSRTRIREVRQLGRQLSDQLRERQVNPAGLLPVSTSFRELERVRRKIFRLKFFIKALNNFLTALTPFLFYSLGGYFVIEGRITLGALVAVLAAHKDFSAPLKELFNYYQTLEDTRIRYQEIMAFLSKSIQPLGHAQPDNTVPQEAGQFERSKQRYPALSLVGQGAIATS
- a CDS encoding c-type cytochrome is translated as MKEFDGMKWAAIFFALIAVASAGWYIMQPDYSQTGTQTDEGVALPAGALVTVTLPASFTEQEQIGAGAYDAVCAVCHGLNGQGRDGVAPPLVHKIYEPSHHSDMAFVLAAQNGVRAHHWKFGNMPAVEGVTRSEILAIVTYIRALQRANGIN
- a CDS encoding sialidase family protein — protein: MSKCLAASILILAAFFSSFTATHAGETGLFRLTDRAAPVGIGAREPSLATLPDGRIILSWTEEKGAEAKVRMAILDGSEWSDARTIHKSSKIYINWADFPSVMALSNGTLAVQWLELNGTSDYQYDVNIAFSLDEGKSWSVPLIPHDDRSQRQHGFVSLVPHQFGGLTALWLDGRKYESQTEGDSFENAMQLRSRQINSDGTMKPESLLDARACTCCQTSAARTGSGDMVAVYRHRTADEIRDISIVRSTGGVA